The nucleotide sequence AGTGGTTACCTCTTCGCCGAGAAGCCAGGGTTCGCGTCGTTTGGTTGTAAGTTCTGAGTGCTGGCGGAAAAATGGAAGCCAAACACCAGCTTGGTACCatctgcattttttttttttttactttattaagTCGATTCCCTgacttttcttcttttatgtCATACATGACCTACCTGACGTAAAGTTCAGTACTGGGTTCAGTGGCAAAACCAGTTACATCGGAGCCACAAAACGATATCCCGCTTATGGCCAAGGAAAGGCACTCAGCATACGAGATCTTCAAGTGAGACCACTCGGCCATGTTATCACCAGTCCAAACTGCGGCGAACCTCTGCGACCCAGCAAAGAACGACCTGGTCAGTATAAACGGTCTGAGCTTTCCCTTGGTGCGTCGGAGCATACCCTCGTAGGTGGCCGAGTGCTGCGCTAGTCCGTAAAGATTGTGAACGTCCCGGTGTTCCCAGCCACCATAATGAACCAGGTCCTTCGGTAATGTTACTTCTGGACCGCTCTGACAGCTCGGCTCGTTCATATCGTTCCAGATATGCACGTCTTTCGTCGTACCTTTAAACTTGCTGGAAATTCCAGAAATCGATTACATAATCACGAAACTTGCTCGATCGCGCATTTCACACATCCTTACCTGAAATCGTATAAACTCAAGTAATATTCCCTCGCTTTAGGGTTGAACAAATCCAAGTAGGACGACGAACCAGGCCAACTCTCTCCCTCGTAATCCTTTCCATCCCTCTTCTTCACGTAGTATCCAAGCTTGGTAGCATCCGAGTGAAGAAAGTACTGATCATCCCGCTTGATATGAGGGTCGATGATGACCACAAGCTTGCGTCCTTGAGCTGTTAGATTTGCCACCATCGTTTGGGGATCGGAAAAATTCTTCGGGTCCCAGGTGAAGTATCGTTTACCATTGGTGTATTCAATGTCCAACCACATCACGTCCAGTGGCATGTCGTGCGTGTCAAAGCCCCGCGACACCTGCAACACGTCAGACTGGTTGTCGTAGTTCCAACGAGATTGGTGGTAGCCCAGAGCGAATATCTACGATTAAACAGTTGTAGTTAAATATCGACGTAGATGTATTCAATTTGTTGCGTTAATGCGTATACGGTACAGGTGGTAAATTGCCAGTTCCCGTAAGAGTCGTGTACTGTCGAAAAGCGTCCATGGGCGTAGGACCAAGAAGGCAGAAGACATCGATGATTCCAGACTCAGACATCAAATGGGCATGAACTCCAGGTGGACTGTTATCCCCCGaactgttattattattcagcGCGGAAATGTCTATCCATGTCTCTGCCGCGTTGAGCCAAAAAACTCCAGCTGTGGACTTTTCACCGTGAGCATAAAGTAGGGGAATGGATCCGTACAGTGACATCCTCTCATAAGCTTCGTGTCTGAAGACATCCAAATTGTAGAGTCTGTAGGGTTCGGCAGGGGCTTGAGTCTGCTTTAAAGCCAGACTGTCAGCGTGTTCGGGCAATCCGTAGGCGTATCGAGCCTCGGGGAAGCCAAAGTCCAGGGCGACAGCTTCTGGACCCAATGGCTTTGAGTCTTTGTGGCCTCGGAATTCCTCTTCCCAGGCGCCTGGCTCCAACTCCGCGCCGTCGCCAGAGTTCGTTGAGTTCCTTCGATTCGATGATTTACGCaaataaattcatattttttcattgttaAATCAGCAACACTTACTTGGTCCTCAGATGCTCAAACCGCATGAGTCCCTTGGCATTCACCGTCAGCACGTGTCGATTACTAGCATAGAAGTCAATTTTGAATGGGCTAGCTTGAAGATAAGCCCGATTGGGTCCACTAGATACCACGAAATTGATGTCCGTGTGCTTAACGAGCTTTAGTTGACCTAAGGCCAGTCGGTCTTCGTCTTTCAGAACACCGCGAACCTGATGCCTTGGTTTCAGTGGATTACGTTCGTTTATACGCAGACGAAAGCTATGGTCAGGCGTTGCACTTAGTTCGATCGTGAAGTTGACGTTCGTCTTTTTGTGGTACAGCTGGGCTCGGACGTAAGAGTGGCCCAACGTTATGTTCCAGGGTCGCACGGCAAAGGGCGGGGCTGCGTTTGTGGCTTGGCGACATCGTCTatggttttaaacaaaatatttaaacaattttttaaactgcagtgagtaataatattaatatttatttgcaaACCTGCAGAAACTGCTCTGTTGgcaagttttaaaaatatttctatccACTGCGTCAGTGGCCAAAGTTGCGAATGCAAACAGAATGAGAAGCTTCCAAAGCAGagtcattttttctttcttctttggTCTGCGAGTCCCAGCAGTCATCAACAATAGGACGATAGCTAGTTAGTTACTTTATACCTTCGCTATCTAGCACATTTTTATACCTTTAtactgataattattactttaatCTACgtaatcaactttttttcccATTCATTTGTAgttaaaagtataaattgATAAATGCTTAGATTTGATACGACAATTGATAGTAGGCATAGTAACCGTTGTTATCAAGGAAATAGCATTGTTGTGAGTGATGCACGCTTATTGATAGATTTAGCAAAGGACGGGTACACCTGCAGATTGTTAAATGAATTAACGCAGTTTTATTACAACGTAAAACGTATATTTAATTGGTCTTCGACATCTCCATTATAAATTACAAACATTGCTTCGACCACGTCGATTATCTTCACTGCCCCGTTTTTTCGAAgacaataaaagaaaaaaattcaatcgtcGTTTACATGAGAAAACAATAACGCTTTCGCCTATATGAATAAACTAGCGCACACTTGCAGCCTGTGAGTCCACACTGACGTGCATATgcatatacttatataaaaatgcaaactCACTCAATTTACGTAAAAGATAATAGTAGACTAACTGTGCTTCTGTGCTACTTGTAAAAATTTGAGTATCCCGAGATAAAGACTCGATGAGCTGTGTATTATCTGAGTTTTACAGGCATTATCATCATTGCTTGCATTATCCTGTTATATATCTACAAAGAACTCTATACAACATTTTGTCATTATtcattacaatattttatactgATCACAGATGAAAAAACGTTGCACGATTTGCTACATCATCAAAAAAGAGCATTCTCCTGTGTGAATGTGTATTGAAGATATTCTTCTAAAACATATTGCCCTCCTCTGTTTCTTTCAGAAATCTTACCCTTAGGCGATCAATTCGATGGTCCATTCCTCGCCCATATTTACACCTGGTTTACGTACCGTCAAAACGTGGTTGTTAGGATTGTACTTGGCTTCCAAGTCAATTTTACCTTGAGCTGTAAGTAAATCATAATACTGAATCAGAACTTATTTGTTCAAGAAATAGCAAAACATTAAAAGTCCACATACCCTTGGAATGTAGGACTGCCTTGGTGATGCCCTTTGGCGGATTGACAATGTCAACGCGCTCGAGCCAGCTCTTAGTACTGTATGCAGCAAGTTTTTGGAGCAGGGTCGAGGTAAGCTTCTTGCCTTCGAGTTTCAGCCTGAGGTAAAGGTACTTGCCATGCCTGTACTCGAAGCTGGCCTCGTCATCGATGTAAAGGTTGCCTTTAGCCTGACCTTGAGTATCGGCTATTACCACCAACGTGTAGGGATCGTTCTTCATAGCAACGGTGCTGCGCCTGATGCGCATTTTACGTGGCACTATTGAACCCTCTCGCTGGAATACGGGAATCCTGTGCAGCGTTACCGGAATACTTAGCTTGCTTACATCACCATACTTCTGCAACGTGTCGATGTCGTACCTAAAATATAATcagttgtttttatttaataaatctgAAGAAAATCTGTTGTTTTCAAGCAATAACGTTAAAACATGAACTTACCAAGCAACTTTGCCCTCACCGGGGAAGTATACAGAGACTTCGGTGACGGACGGTTCAAAAACGGGCTTGACGAGGATGGAATCACCAACGAGAATCTGGTCTTCAATAGCGAAGGAATCGGACTCAGCAGGATAGTGAGCCCAGATCGGCCTGAGCACAGGTGTGCCATTGATCTCGTGTTCGCGGAACAATGTGTACCAGAGAGGCAGATACGAGTAACGCAACCTCAGTGATTCGCGTACAATATTGATTACTTCGTCGTTGAAGGTCCAGGGCTCGCGACGTTTCGTCTCAATGTGAGAATGTTGACGGAAGAACGGCAACCAGGCTCCAGCTTGGTACCATCTATATTTCAATAGAAATTTAAGTGATGGTTTAGAATATAAACTGTAAATTTCATTTCCAAATTGTCAGTGACTTACCTTACAAATAGTTCTGAATCTGGATTCTTAAAGAAGCCACCTACATCAGCACCGCAGAAGGATATACCCGAGATGGAGAGCGACAGGCACATAGGGTAGGACGCCTGAAGGTGAGACCATTCTGCGGTGTTGTCGCCAGTCCAAACAGCAGCGAATCTCTGCGATCCAGCAAAGAATGACCTCGAGAGGATGAAGGGTCTGAGGGTGCCACCTGAACGCTTGAAAAGAGCGTCATAGGTAGCCATGGTGTAGACAAGACCATTGATGTTATGGACATCTCGATGCTCCCAACCACCATAGTGCACCAGATCCTTGGGCATCGTCACCTCGGGTCCGTTAAATACTGATGGCTCGTTCATATCGTTCCAGATGTGTACGTCATTCGTCGTACCCTCGAACTTGCTCAAGTCGTATAAGCTGCCATAGTAATCGCGTACCTTAGGATCGAAGAAGTCGAGGTACGACGAGGCACCAGGCCAACACCAACCTTCGTAATCTTTGCCGTCCCTGTGCTTTACGTAGTAGCCATTGTTGGTAGCTTCATTGTGTAGGAAATAGTTGCTGTCACGCTTGATATGTGGATCGATAATGACTACAAGTTTACGTCCTTTGGTGGTAAGATTCTTAATCATCTCTAGTGGGTTCGGGAACTTTCTCTTGTCCCAGGTGAAGTATTTTTTGCTGTCAGTGTACTCAATGTCAAGCCACATTACATCCATCGGCAAGTCGTACTTGTCAAAGTTATCGGCGATCTGCTGCACATCCTCCTGGTCGTTGTAGTTCCAACGAGACTGGTGGTAAGCCAGTGAGAAAATCTGTAAACGGTTTATTCCATGTCATTTCAGTTTTCATCTTTTCATCGTCGACTACGATGTATCTGGGTACTTACGGGTGGCAGATGAGCCGTGCCAGTGAGCTTAGTGTACTGCGTAAAGACGTCCATGGGTTCGGGTCCGAGCAGGAAGAAGACGTCGATGACACCGGACTCGGACATAAAGTGCGCATCTACCTGGGGCTTCTTTGCTGAGCCGGATACAAAGTTGACGATGCTCTCGACGACGTTATTATCTGCCTTGGAGAGAATGTCTACCCAAGTTTCAGCAGCATTGAGCCAGAAAACTCCAGAAGTTTTTTCCTTTCTGTAGAGAAGAATGCGATGTAGATTGATTGCAATGAGGAAATAACATGATTTAGGCCCTTCTGACTTACCCATGTGCGTAAAGTACAGGTACAGCACCATAGAGTGACATTCTTTCATTTACTTCATACTCGAAAACGTCGAGATTGTAAAGCCTGTAGGGTTCAGAGCTCTTGGTTGACCTCAAGGCAAAGGAATCTGCATGTTCCGGAATACCATAGGCATGTTCAGCTCCAGGGAAGCTGAAATCCAGGGCAACAGCTTCAGGTCCAAAAGGCTTGGAGTCATGGTGGCTCTTGAAATTCTCCTCCCATGCACCAGGATCATTCTCTGCTCCATCACCAGGGAACTCTGGAGTTGCAGGCTCTGGTGCTTTCTCTACATGCTCTGGATCTGGTTGTTCCGGATGTTCTTGTTTTCTGAgcacaatataaaaataatattacattCTTGTTATTATAGAGCATTGcacaatattgaaaaagatTCTTACGGTTCAGGCTTGGTACGCATGTGCTCAAATCTCATGAGACCACGAGCATTGGTGGATATAATCAAGTGATCTCCAGAGTACAGATCAATCTTGAAAGGACTGACAAATAGAATAGCCTTGTTGGCTCCATTGGCCACAGTGATGTGGGTGGCTGTCTTCTCAACCAAGTCTAACTTGGCAAGCTGCGGATGATCTTGCAAGGCATATTCCACCTGGTACCTTGGGTGCAGAGGATTCTTCTCATTGATAAGGAGCCTGAACAAGTTTCCCTTTAGAGCGGTAAGCTCTACGTTGTAGTGGACTCCGGTGTCTTTATTATAAAGTTCAATGTACAGCGTTGATTCATTGTGAGCTACCGTGTTGGGCAGCAGCTCGTAAGCAGTTTTCCCAGGCTCGACTTTGCGGCATCGCCTAGAATAAGCATGACATTGCGAAATTCACTTTTTTCCTACAGCGCTCGATTTCCTAGCATCAAAACAACTCTGCTTATCAGGCGTTGGTTATGAAATTCAAACCAGATAGGAAGAACAGCATCGATcagataagagagagagagagagagagagagagagagagagagaagtcagTGCTGGGATCGATGCTCACCTGCAGAAGCTGCTCTGTTCACAGGTCTTGAAGTTCTCCCTGGGAACACCATGGACCATGTTGACAGCTAATAGCAGCACAATCCCCAGTCTGCAAGTAAAGGACATGTCGGGATTCCGAGTTAGGTCGATAGCCAACAGTAGTATAAgccgcctctctctcgctccgcgaGTCAACTGCACGCAATCTCGGGAAAACCAAACAAGAGCTGAGCACAGCGATGATCTCAGAGTGTCATAATACGACTCGGGGTTATCGAGGGGTTAGCGCGAGTTTTCCGCGATAAGCCGTGGCCGAGGCCGGCGTGACACGTCAGAGGTCGGCGACAGGTAAGTGGCGCATAAACACAGAAAACAACGCGCGTGGATATATAGATCGCGACGCGACTACGCGACCTAACCTCAAATCGCGCCGGTGCCTGCGCATAACCGAGGGTGTGGAGGGCTCGGGGGAGCTTCCCTTGGAGGCCAGGACTATCGCGCCGAGAGGGtcgaaaagagcgagagagagggagagagagaaacgagagaTGGGCTGGGGGAAACGGCTGATAGGCGATGATCGACTTACCGCACGAACGAGGCCATCTTGCGGGACACGGGTCGGGACGTCACTGATCACCGATGGCGCGCCGCGAGCTTTGCGCGaacttataatgtatatgACGATGACGGACGTAGGCGGCAGTGGCTCTTTGCGCGAGCGCACCggaagtcgtcgtcgtcgtcgtgtaaGTACGTTgggcatacatatatacactgCGTGGTTGTTTTGCTTTTTGAAATTGGGCCTATATATCAATAGCAAACATACATACCGTGTGGCTATTAGAAGAGGGAAAAATCGACCCCAAGGACGGTTTTAGAATAAACTGGCTTATTTTTATTAGGCAAACATTCGCGaatttttcacgaaatatCCAGACAAATGATTAGAAGCAAAATAattagacttaaacttacctGAACAATAAATATAGCCCTGCATTTTTTGTCGCATATACTGCCTGCGGACTCATTAATAATCGACTATACCCGGTATAGACGAGGAATAATTTTTTGCGATGTAGTAAAAGTTTAGTACGTCGCATTTATGCGAGACAATAGAAATCGCGTGTACCAAAGGGCTATTGATTACGCGCGAGAGGCGCCGCGCGACTACTTTTACTTTAGTTATCGCCGCGCTTTTTCCTCTCGCGTCTGCTATTTGCGGAATAATGGGGTGCGAGGGAGGCCGTATAAACTAGCCGGAGAAATCGAAATCGCTTACCGTTATTTCATCGAAGaaaaaagacatttttattattcgtaCTCGAGGTCATGTTATTACAGACACCTACGTTTAACAGTAGCAGAGTTAATCGTTAACTATTCGCCCTCGTCGCCAGCTCCGTCGTTGATGCTTCGGAGAACAGTGAAAAAGGACAAAGCGCTCGTCAGCATCTGcgaataaaattgaaaaaaaaaaaaaaaaaaatatcgacaGCTCGCGGAATAAGTAGGCGCGAAACTTGAAAACGTGTATAACCCACGCGTTTGAATGTCTCGAGCGAGAGCTTCATGTATCCCCCGGCGGTGATCTGTACCGGTCGGTTGGCCCTCAGCATGACGAAGAGCAAAGCTCGATTGGCCCTGGGCTCGTACTCCGGATGCAGCAAGCTCGCGCTGTAAGCCGCGTTAGCTATCGCCTTGCTCTGCCGAAAAGCCATTGTCTAATAATCGAATTGAGCTTTTCTCACTAATCGTATATCAATGTAATTATGCGCACCTCGCTGAGAAGATGCTCGGGAATCCACTGAGCAGTGAACAACTGCAGCAGGTTCAAGAGTAGTAACGGCACGAACTTGACGGCGTTGGGGTCGTTCTGCTCGATGCGTAATCGGAACTTCTCTATACTCACTGTGTCGTGGATAAATCGATTGCGCAATAAGTCCTTACCTTCAGTATCCTGAATCCTACGAGCGAGATGTTGTAGGCCGTGCACACGACCTGGACGAGGAGCACGCTGCTCGTGAGCTTCTCGATGTCCTGGCAAAAGCTGCGAACTAACACGTTGATCATAGCTGTAGAGTATAGGAATATTAATTAGCATATTCTATCCCCTCACCGCATGATCTTCTGGTGAAACTTGACGCAGCTGACGACTCGGATCGTCGAGAGTCTCGAGATCTCGCCGCGACCCTCGGCCTCGTCGGCTATCGCCAGGAGTCTGTTACGGATGGACCTGAGGTAGCCGCATGCCATCGTTATGAGAAAGGGTCCGGTTGTCTCGATCGTCGACACAATCATCGCGATATTCAACACCACCACGATCTCCAGGACCGTGACTATGTCGTACCAGGGCTGCCTCTGCACGTCCACGTAGAACCTATACGAGACGTGCGATTGCCTCTTTAATTTATCCGATCGTATACGCGCGATCAAACGATCGAAACACATGACCAACCTGAACGGCAGCATCCTTCTCTCGGTGCCGTTGACCTCGGCGGGCGGCAGCTTGACGATCCTCGCCGCGACGATGTAGAAGAAAATCGCCACCAAAGTCGTCCACGTGATGTAGTGCGCGAGGTACCTGGCTATCTTCTCGTAGCTCTTGACGACTCGGTCCTCGCCGGGTTTCAGCATGCGCCACAGCTTCTCGCAGGACAGCAGCAGTTCCGCCAACTCTTCTCGCCGGCAGGAGAGTATGAGGAACCTCGCGCAAATCCCGTGGATCACGACCTCCTCGAACACGTACTCGATCTCGATGTCGTTGTGTCCCAGCATCCTCAGTCCGTCGAACATCGACATCGAGTAGTAGAGCACGATCGTCACGTGAAAGTAGACGCGCAGAAGAGTCGTCCGTCGCGACGAGGAGCTGGGCAGTATTCCCATAGTACGAAAGAGCCTGTAGTAAAGGCGCGAGATATCCTCGTACTTGATCGGCTCCCTTTCCATCTTCGAACGTATGTTATATACTCTATAccgcaatttttttctcccgacGCTATATAACTTTTTATGCGACGCAGGCTTTCGATTATGCGCGACGCGCTGTAGCGGcgaataacttttttgccgcgcgcggattgattaatattttattttttgctcgTGCACAAAAGGggtatacgagagagagatgagagaACAGAAAGCGCGCAGTACGCGCTGAATTATGAATTATGCGCGAGGCGAACTTGTTGTTGCGCTGAGTCGATTAATGTTTCATCAATTTTCTCTCCTGGTGTAGCGAGCGGCTACGATTTCCAGAGAGGCGACCAGTCGCGCTTCTGCTTCCGAGATGAGAGCTTGCATTAGGGCTTGCTTCTGTCTTATACATTCTTTTACCTTTTCTCTCGCATCGCTGACTTTgacctttttttttcagggATATCGAGCACTCAGGAGGAGAAATAAAGCGACTTCTCATCCGCAACCGATTGATGCGATCATACCATTTATTGTCGTGGACTACAAATAGACTACTACTGGCGTACAAAAATCTACAGCTACTATCGGTAAAAAAGGCACGCAAACAATCGTAATAAACATCGCCGATATGAGGTAAGGAGGAAAATTATCTGCCACGCACACATAATAATTGAACCCGGCCGATCTCACTTGCCGGGATAGAATATGTAAATCGGTATGTGGGCCGGCTGCTGGGGCAGCTGGGGATCGGGTCTGAGAGTCGGCTGCTGATGGTACATGTCCATCTGTCTTTTCGGCCGGTCGTTCTCGGCGATCGGTTGGCACTTGAGAGGATCGTCGCCGTCGGCTTTCCAGTCGACGGCACAGGCGCAGCTGCGTTCCCTGGCCGACGAGAGCAGACAGAGATGCTGGCAGCCGCCGTTCTCCAGACCGCAGGGGTTGCTCTCGTCGATCTCGGGCTGGAGCGATCGATCGGTCGACTCGACCAGCTTGATGAAGTGCGGCAGCTCGTAGTGGTTTCGGAGTTGGAGGTCTCGATGCTTCGGACAGCCGCCCTCGGGCTTCGGCAGGCAGAGGTTGATGCTGGTTATGCCGTTCGCGCCTGCGAGGGTGACAATCGGTAAGTGTAAATCGTTAGGTAATAAAGTTACGCGGTACTCACCGTCCGAGTTCGTCGACCAGAAGAGCCGGCCGTCGTGTGCGGCGAGAGCCAGTGGTCgattttcgattttcagcACCGACACCAGATCGACTCCCTCGTAGTCGACGCTCCTGATCCAGCCCGCCTTGTTGTCCACCCAGTATATTCTCTTGTTCTGCCGATCGATGTCCATCAGCTCGTCCTTAGCTCCCACGTCGGAGACAAGCAGCCGCTTTCCGGTGCCGTCCATGTTGGATCGGTAAATCTGGCGGTGTATCGTACGATCAATCAGAATTCAATATGCAAATCAACGCGTATACTACCAACGTTCTTGATAGATCCTCTGATATCCGTGAGCACGAACATGACCCCAGCGCTGGGGTCCAGAGCGAGTCTCCTGGGCTTTTCCCTGACGATCCTCTCCTCCATGACCGGATCCTTGCGCTCAAAGAGGACCGTCTCGATCATGTGACGGTGCGGTTGATGCCTCAGTCCGATCACGTCGACCACCTGGGACTGACTGTCGATCGCGTAGACGTTGCCCGCCAGCCAATCGTACGCTATGCGAGCGTCCCGACCTGTGGGGTGGTACTGGaaactgccgctgctgctgaaaTTCTTGGGCTTGTCGTTGGGGTTCGCATCGTGAAGACGGCTGGAGTTGATGCGACTGTGTTCATCGATGGCGAGCAGTCGATCACCCTTCGGGTCCAGGTCGAAGTCGACTATTGCGTCACTGCTATTGGCGTTGATGGGCAACCGCGTCTCTTCCAGGACGGATTCGAAGCCGGCGTCGAGGCTCACCCGCCAAAGTTTGCCCGACTCTCCGCTCAGAAGCACCAGTTGACGAGCTTGCGAGGCGTCTTCTGATCATGAGTcgcgtaatttttttataatcctCAAgcatatttatgattttagcGTGATAAAAACTTACGAATACTCTTGGCCTGCGCGAATCCAGCGACGGCTAGCGCACAAAGCAGAAAAACGAGCTTACTCATGTTTGAAAACTCGTATTCGAGCAGCACATCGGTGCGTGGAACATTTGCGGCGATCATTCACCGCAAAACAACAGGCCAACACTGAAACGCACTCGTCCTATTGTCTCCCCTTTATAACAGCGGTCGTACGCTCACTTATCGCGAGGCGTTATTTGGACGCCGTTTACTTCGTTTAAGCCGACGAGATCAATTACGGCTGCTTTGCTGTCCCCCTCGTCGCATTGTTTACCCTGCTACCGGCGGAGACTATTATAcgaatacaaaataaaaacaatcatACCCTCCGGGGCTTGTTTTAGGCGTCCGGTGGCTTTGTCCGAATAATAAATGTATCTATATGTACATCGAGCCGGGAAGGCTGCGGATGAACGTAGGTAGAAACAATGGTGCGAGGGCAATTTAAAGTAAGGAAACGCGAGATTAGTCGGTCGATTCGAAGTGCTGCTTTTTACGGTTACGCGCGACGAGGGGTATAACAGTATGgatttttgttattaacaaaggAGTCGGTTTCGATTTTGTTCACCCAGTGTATAATCCAGTAGTTTAGTTCAACACCCGCAATTGTCCGATCAGCAGATCACACACAGAGTTTATTGCGGACACCGAGCAAGTGCACAGCCGGACAATCCCGGCATTAGAAGCTAAGTCCGCGTATTGATTTGATTCTAGCGATGAATAAAGGGAAAGTTGACGAACAGTCGCTCGTTGATCTTGAAATTGGGTGAAAAAATTGTCCTTCTCGTAGCAGGACCGACAATGGGCCATTTATTGCCGCTGCTTTTTGTCTACTCCATTTTTAATGTCAACGGTACCGGTGATGACGCGCCCGGCTTCTTTCGAAACGTCACTAAGTTGTTCCAAGATATACTAAAATTTTACCGGTTCTCGGGCATATTTTTCGTGGTCGACGATGCGTTAAAGGGTAACATCACGTTTATGTTTCACACGAATTTCCAAACGCATTCAACGCACATTTGTGATAACTTCACAGGTGATCAGTTACGAACATCTGGGAGAAATGAGCGAAAATCGTCGTCGTGGTTATCATCGTTCGCCTCTCTTTATCCTATTGATCGAGGACACGAAAAATCTTGAGCACTTCCAAATTTCGACAAAGAACTCGGATATTTCGGCCCACTGCTGGTTTGCGATAATCGGGACTGGAGCCGGTATCGACTGCGAGAACCCCGTAGGCAATCCGCTTAATTTGAAAATGGACACGAGGATGATTGCTTATTGTTATGGAAGCAGAAATATCAACAAGTTCTATTCCATCTTCGAAAACACGACTGAGGTCGTAGAACTTGGCGTTTGGACGCCTGGGtcgcatttatttattaaaacaaggTGGCTATGGTACGTGGCATTTTCGGTTGCATAGCTATAGTTTATTATGATTgatataagatcatacttgtGTTCTATTACATTAACAGCGACCAAATACGTCGATTGCGTACAATCATAACCGCGGGTATTACCTTTCCAACTTAACAGAAGAGTTGAAGAACGTCTCCAACTTCCAAATTAACATAACGGTGAAGGAGGATATGAAGGTCTCATGAAGGCGATGTTTGAAAAGAAGGCGGATATCGCGGTCGCGCTTCTCAGTATTTCGAATAGTCGACTGGACCAGGTGGACTTCACCATTCGTCTGATGAATTCACACACCTACCTCTATGCTAGACTGCCCAATTCGACCAACATTCAATGGTCGGCTTATTTTCGAGTGAGTTATAATACTGGCGGATTTTGTTAAGGTTTTACGATCTATTGCAGTAATATTGGTCCCATTTCAACGTTTCCCATAGGTATTCGACAAATACTCATGGATAACATTGGGGCTGACAAAGAATAAGATGCAACGGCCTTATTTCAACTGCAGGATGTTTCTGGACAATTTTATCAATGTCTGGGGTATCTATACTCAACAAGGTCTACCAGGTACAACCTGTCTTTTTTGGATGTAACCCCCGTAATAATTAAACGTCTTTACACTGTAATGTAGAACCACCAAACAATACAACCACTCAGATACTTTGCTTCTGGGTCCTCTTGTCATCCTTGTTTATAAACGCTCTCTATTCGGTCTCCATAACCAGCTACATTACAGTCCTGACGACCTTCCTGCCGTTCTCCACAATCGGTGAATTCTTGAAATCGGATTATCAACTCATAGTCTTGAATGCTAGTCGTGACGAAGA is from Nasonia vitripennis strain AsymCx chromosome 1, Nvit_psr_1.1, whole genome shotgun sequence and encodes:
- the LOC100121937 gene encoding alpha glucosidase II alpha subunit-like precursor translates to MASFVRLGIVLLLAVNMVHGVPRENFKTCEQSSFCRRCRKVEPGKTAYELLPNTVAHNESTLYIELYNKDTGVHYNVELTALKGNLFRLLINEKNPLHPRYQVEYALQDHPQLAKLDLVEKTATHITVANGANKAILFVSPFKIDLYSGDHLIISTNARGLMRFEHMRTKPEPKQEHPEQPDPEHVEKAPEPATPEFPGDGAENDPGAWEENFKSHHDSKPFGPEAVALDFSFPGAEHAYGIPEHADSFALRSTKSSEPYRLYNLDVFEYEVNERMSLYGAVPVLYAHGKEKTSGVFWLNAAETWVDILSKADNNVVESIVNFVSGSAKKPQVDAHFMSESGVIDVFFLLGPEPMDVFTQYTKLTGTAHLPPIFSLAYHQSRWNYNDQEDVQQIADNFDKYDLPMDVMWLDIEYTDSKKYFTWDKRKFPNPLEMIKNLTTKGRKLVVIIDPHIKRDSNYFLHNEATNNGYYVKHRDGKDYEGWCWPGASSYLDFFDPKVRDYYGSLYDLSKFEGTTNDVHIWNDMNEPSVFNGPEVTMPKDLVHYGGWEHRDVHNINGLVYTMATYDALFKRSGGTLRPFILSRSFFAGSQRFAAVWTGDNTAEWSHLQASYPMCLSLSISGISFCGADVGGFFKNPDSELFVRWYQAGAWLPFFRQHSHIETKRREPWTFNDEVINIVRESLRLRYSYLPLWYTLFREHEINGTPVLRPIWAHYPAESDSFAIEDQILVGDSILVKPVFEPSVTEVSVYFPGEGKVAWYDIDTLQKYGDVSKLSIPVTLHRIPVFQREGSIVPRKMRIRRSTVAMKNDPYTLVVIADTQGQAKGNLYIDDEASFEYRHGKYLYLRLKLEGKKLTSTLLQKLAAYSTKSWLERVDIVNPPKGITKAVLHSKAQGKIDLEAKYNPNNHVLTVRKPGVNMGEEWTIELIA
- the LOC100678569 gene encoding neutral alpha-glucosidase AB-like encodes the protein MTAGTRRPKKKEKMTLLWKLLILFAFATLATDAVDRNIFKTCQQSSFCRRCRQATNAAPPFAVRPWNITLGHSYVRAQLYHKKTNVNFTIELSATPDHSFRLRINERNPLKPRHQVRGVLKDEDRLALGQLKLVKHTDINFVVSSGPNRAYLQASPFKIDFYASNRHVLTVNAKGLMRFEHLRTKNSTNSGDGAELEPGAWEEEFRGHKDSKPLGPEAVALDFGFPEARYAYGLPEHADSLALKQTQAPAEPYRLYNLDVFRHEAYERMSLYGSIPLLYAHGEKSTAGVFWLNAAETWIDISALNNNNSSGDNSPPGVHAHLMSESGIIDVFCLLGPTPMDAFRQYTTLTGTGNLPPIFALGYHQSRWNYDNQSDVLQVSRGFDTHDMPLDVMWLDIEYTNGKRYFTWDPKNFSDPQTMVANLTAQGRKLVVIIDPHIKRDDQYFLHSDATKLGYYVKKRDGKDYEGESWPGSSSYLDLFNPKAREYYLSLYDFSKFKGTTKDVHIWNDMNEPSCQSGPEVTLPKDLVHYGGWEHRDVHNLYGLAQHSATYEGMLRRTKGKLRPFILTRSFFAGSQRFAAVWTGDNMAEWSHLKISYAECLSLAISGISFCGSDVTGFATEPSTELYVRWYQAGVWLPFFRQHSELTTKRREPWLLGEEVTTRVRDSLRLRYSYLPLWYTLFREHEIDGTPVIRPLWAHYPTEIETFAIDDHLLLGDSILVRPVVEPNVSTVSVYFPGEAIVTWYDIHTQKAYSNGRVDIPVTLDRIPVYQRSGSVIPRKMKQRPSTVGMKDDPYTLDIVLDANKRARGSLYIDDQESFDYREGKFKHVALDFKGGSLSSKLLYEGDFLTKSALEKIVIVNPPKDVSSAILFSEPNTLMNLRTEYSSDKDVLTLEGLNININKEWSIALLD